In one Zobellia galactanivorans genomic region, the following are encoded:
- the lptB gene encoding LPS export ABC transporter ATP-binding protein, which yields MKLRAENIMKAYRGRKVVKGISLEVNQGEIIGLLGPNGAGKTTSFYMIVGLIKPNGGKIYLDGTDITNFPMYKRAQNGIGYLAQEASVFRKLSIEKNILSVLQLTKLSKKEQLMKMESLIEEFSLGHIRKSRGDLLSGGERRRTEIARALATDPKFILLDEPFAGVDPVAVEDIQRIVAQLKDKNIGILITDHNVQETLAITERSYLMFEGGILKSGIPEDLAADEMVRKVYLGQNFELRKKKLDF from the coding sequence ATGAAGTTAAGAGCTGAAAATATAATGAAAGCCTACCGGGGCCGAAAAGTAGTAAAGGGTATTTCCTTGGAAGTAAACCAAGGGGAAATCATTGGCCTGCTCGGGCCTAACGGTGCCGGAAAAACCACTTCTTTTTATATGATCGTCGGTTTGATAAAGCCCAACGGGGGAAAAATATATTTGGACGGAACCGACATTACCAACTTCCCCATGTACAAGAGGGCCCAAAACGGCATCGGTTACTTGGCGCAAGAAGCTTCCGTTTTTAGGAAGCTGAGTATTGAAAAGAACATTCTTAGCGTGCTACAGCTTACCAAGCTTAGCAAAAAAGAGCAACTCATGAAAATGGAGTCGCTTATTGAAGAGTTCAGCTTGGGCCATATCCGTAAAAGCCGTGGCGACTTACTTTCGGGTGGCGAACGCAGGCGTACCGAAATAGCACGTGCACTGGCTACCGACCCAAAATTCATTCTATTGGATGAACCTTTTGCCGGTGTAGATCCCGTGGCCGTAGAGGATATTCAGCGTATCGTAGCCCAACTAAAGGACAAAAACATCGGGATACTCATTACCGACCACAACGTTCAGGAAACCTTGGCCATTACCGAAAGATCCTACCTTATGTTCGAAGGTGGCATCTTGAAATCGGGAATACCCGAAGACCTGGCCGCGGATGAAATGGTACGTAAGGTTTACCTGGGGCAAAACTTCGAATTGCGTAAAAAGAAACTCGATTTTTAA